DNA sequence from the Catharus ustulatus isolate bCatUst1 chromosome 7, bCatUst1.pri.v2, whole genome shotgun sequence genome:
ATTCTTACAATCAAAAACCATTTGTCCTGAATATGAATCTGCCTCTTTAAAACTATCCATGCTGTGTGTATACTGAAAACAGGATGTTAATTTATATAGCCTCTTCATTAGAAAACCCAATTATAATCCAATTTTTAccacattaaaataatattcttaGCTATATATTTTGAGTTCTTCTTCTACACACTGTGAAAAAAGATTAACTGCTTCCTTAGTATCAAAGCATCCATTCTGCAGGATTGATTCCATTTGACTTATCTTCTGTTTCTCCAACTCCTGTATCTCTTTGAGCATTTCTTTACCTTTGTCctgcaaaaagaaacatttatttcactAAAAACTATACAGAGCATGTAGTAACCACCCTAAGAAGATTCTATTCTATTGtccttattttaattttttaagagtttCTAGGGTACACATTTATGTTGGTAGAAGTCAGCATCATGACAAGTTTTCTTAGATAtctttcctaatatctaacaCTCACTTTATCCCTCCCTCTTCTCTGATAGATTGAAGAAATATTAAAGCTCCTTTAGATATTAGTTACCAAAACTTAAGTGGGCATATTACTTTTAAGAAGAGGTATCTGTAAATACTGTAAATCTGCTAAAAGTAAGCAGCTACCTTCCTGCTTCACGTCTGTGTTCAGCTGTCTTTGTCATCTTTCCTTGCCTGTCCATACCAAGCAATGATCAAAGGTAAGCTCTCCTTTCCACCTGAGACCAGGGGCCTGAATAGATCTAAGAACTCTTGGCAGGAGTTGTGTATTTGTGGCTGCTGGAGCATTTCCCCATTATCTGACTGTTGTGGGAGTCTGTGGGGGGCTGCTCTGCAAGGTGAGCAGCACAGATCCTCACCTGGGGCTTGGCCTGCCACTACAGCACAGGGCTGGTTGCAATTTCAGTGTTAGAAACACGTGCCTGCCACATGCCAACACACTGGGCTTCTGGGGCACTGCACTGTTCTTTGCAATCCATCAAAGGGCATTAACTGCTATCACATTAACAAAATGTGAGCAAGGACCTTATATAAACCACCTGCTTGCATTGAAATCCAATTTATTCAACGTACCTTGATAGTTTCCATAACTACAGCAGCACTTTCATGTTTTTTATAGAGCTCATGTCTTCGATCTGGCTTACTCTGAAAACGTGGTTGCTTCTTAACTGGATCATCATGACCAAATGTAGGGGATGTAGTCTTTAATAACTGAGTAATATCGGGCACAAAAATGAAAGGCTTGAATACagatctagaaaaaaaatagaacagagATCCTTTACTGACACTGTTTTGTTAAAATTGTTGAGTCAgtaaattgctgtattttttcctgttcttccaCTTGCTTCTTTTAAGAAAGAAGTATTACAAAAACCATCTAACTGGTGTTAAAGTCATTGTCACAGCAGTGTTCTGTAAAGTGGGTTGGTAGATGCCATTAATATACATAATGTACATTTATGTTCCTCCTACATTTTGATTGTGCtttttcagggggaaaaagaaaaccaacccaAAGCAAAAAGGAATATAATTAGGCAAACTGCAACACTTTTTGATTTAGGTATTTacaattttttctccaatttaCTTGCTGCTACATCACCTGGCAGGATCTGGAGTCCCAGTGAAGAAGTGAATACAGGGCAGATTAGGCTGCTGAGGCAATACAGACACCATGCTGCCAGTTGTCATAAATCCACCTTCCATGTTAATGCCACTCTCTTTGTCACGAAGAATTTCCATCATTATTTCAGGAGTGATAGATCCTATTCAAGATACAATTATTTAGCCACAGAGCTGATATAATACCAACTGAATGACATGTTCCCTATAACTAGCTGCTTTTACCTTTAATAGGCAATGCCAGTTTTAGTTTGTCTGTGttggcaaggggaaaaaatcatccTAATGGCAAACCTTAATATGGAATACCCTTGTATTGCTTTCCCAAAGTATTTATTTCAAAGGGAGGTGGTAAGAGCATGCCTTAAAAAAGAGGgagtagaaagaaaaatggtatTTCACAGAAAGGTAAATTTCATAGGCCTAGCAAATAGTCATTcacaaaataacttttcagATGAAAACTAGTAACTTGGATTAAATGCTGAACTGTGAGCACTCTGTGGAAATTACAATTAATCATCATAATACTGGTTGGTATTTGAACAGAGTTAATACCACTAAGTTGctttgaaattataaaaatactaACAGCCATGCGTGGATTTTGTGTGAaactttgaaaatgaaacaccAAGACTGTCACTTGTTTTAGTGGGGGATGGGGTTCAGTGggtgttattttttattttcatccttcTCAAGGATGCACTGGAGTGGCATTACATTCTATGCTTAGAAGCTACAGTAGTACATCCATTTGTAGAAAAGTCTTTATCAGCAAGCTGTGTGAGGTTTAGTGCCAAGTATCTATAAAAATAACTCCTGCTCAGGAGGAACAAAACTCTCTACATAAGCCTATCGAGATGGTATCACTGTTGCTGTATAGTGTATGCTGAAGCTCAGATACTGGCATGGCATCACCAAACCATCCAATATTCTaacaggcagctcctgcagaatgTGTGTACCAGTAGAGGGTATGcttacagcagaaaaacaaaacatgagtTCACtcactctttattttttattggaAGGTGTTGTCTATCACTTTAATATTTTAGTGTTTCCCTTACTGAGTTCTAACTGcgtaaaaattattttttaaactgccTTGCTGTTTCCTCTTAAAATAGTTACTCTGCTGCTAAGTCATATGTCtccaatattattttttcatacatGGCCCAGGTTGCCGTAGACAGGCATGCAGCACTACATTTCAGCAAGAAAACACACTTAAGTATTCCTAAGTTGCCTGGGAAGGTCAGAGAATTTAAGAAACCAGCAAGCTAGATGaatcaaagaaattaaaagaagcaaTGGTCATTTTGTCAGCTACAACTTGGCAACCTGTCCAGCAGGGAAGAAGGTATTTTCCACTAGACTCTATTATTTTGTATGCCTGAAATACATTCCCtattttttgaaatatgaaTAATATTTCTCTAAAAATGGCCCTCACATAGCAGACAGTctggaaaaaccccacaactgtAAGACCACTGAGtgaaaaagcagggaaggatAGCTTTTAGTTGGGGCACCTacttaaaataaatctaaacaAAGTGAACCATATGAGGTTGATAACCTGAACACCTAGTGGGATTTTGAAAATGGCTCGGGTAAATGCCTGAAAATGGGGATTTACGATGAAAACATAGATACAATCTCAGCTTTGTTATAATACAAGTAAATACAGGTATTATGAAAATGCTTTCAGTATTCAGAACCTGCAATTCCCAAAATGAATGCAGGATTTACATGATCACTAGACCAAGACAGCAAAAGTAATTCACTCTGATGCATTAGCTAAATGCTAAACCTGGTCTGGCAGAGTTCagccaaataaataaaagaaaccaaGGGGTGCAATGCAATCTCGATTCAGATTAATTACTTCAAATGAGCATGTGAATACAGCTACAGCAAAAGCCTGCTAGATGGGTGCAATTAGTAGAGAAGTAATACGTTCTTTCTTTAGAAGTCTGAAAAATAAGTGTGAGTTAGTGACTGCTTAGAGTACAGAAAATTAGTTTGTTCTACTCTTGCTGTGTTTTAGTAGACTACACAAATTTAGAGTAGCCattacagtaaaattaaaaagatttaaaaattgtCAAAAATAAATGCCAGATATGTATCTGAATGCCATGCTGTTGCCTTATATAAATGGTACCTGACTGAAGCTGTTCATAAGGTCCTTTGTGGCTGCAAACTGCTGGGAATCTGTTTTAGCCTCtagtttttttccttagtaGTACAGTAATAATGTGTAGCCTATCAATATGTTTCAGAACAGGTCTTACAGGGCATGTAGTGGTATGGTAATAATGTGACCTCTCAGGGTTGTTACTGTAGCTCTGTGTGTTAAATATTTGAcacttgttttaatttttcctcctcaATGAATTAGCAAAAAGTGGATAGAAACTTGCAAGTTCACTTGTCTTTTAGGCAAAAAATTATCCTAGTAAGTTCTGGTTCATCAAGTCATGTGAATGATTGCCTGCATCAGAtgtataataatttattatttaaattaatgtagTTCACTAAATACTTTGCataccttgaaaaaaaaaattaaaggataCCTTTGTGTTTGTTCAGAAGTTTATAGCCTTCACAATATCGGCCTCCAGATGTGGTCATTCTGGCAGTATTGACATAAGAATACGTGGCAGCAAAATCAAAttccttttccccatcccaccagcCATTGCTTTTGGCATATTCCTTCAATTCTGGGTGTTCTCTGTCAATCTTGGTTGTGATAGAGAGCTGGTTGGAAATATTCCGTACACCTCCTGTTTGTAAGTTGCAGAAAGAATTGTTTCAATACATTGAATGGTTTTTCTTGGTATTTTGTTTACAATTAGCTTACAAAAGTAAACTAGCCCTGGAGAGTTTCCTACAAGATCAGTGAGTCTGGTGGTTTATTTTTGGCTCTCTCTCCCCAGATACATGTATGTTTCTGATTGAATTTTCACCGCCACTCATTTCTGACTCATTTGCTTCTATTGCCAACATTGTATTTCAGGTTCTGTCCTGATTATTTCCAGCTTTACATTCTTTTTCTGAATGCAAAGATCGTGCTTGTCCTCCCAAGTCCATTGGAAAAATCAGCCACTTCAGGATCCAGTACATCAGTCCTGTCCCCAAATAAAATTGTCATGGATTGCTACCATCCTTAAGACCACACATACTGCTGTCATTCTCATGCTGACTTTCTTGCTGTCCTCTGTTCTCCAGATGCAAGAGTGCTTATCTCTGGCTCTTGTTTACAGGCACATGTATGTAGCTCGAGGTTAGTCTGATGCCTTAATGAAATGGTAAATGAAAACTGGGGAACAACTCCAAGTGGTCATTGCACTTGAAATGTTTAGAACGAAGAGCATCATCCCTACCTTCTACTTTTTCTGCTGCCCAGTATTTTCCTGATGTCTCCAGCACCCATGCTTCCTTTCTGTCAGCTATCAGAAAACTGTTGTGGTATGTAAATGCCATGTTGCTCTCCATACAGTTTCCTCCCTGTCCATATTTTTCCAGCAAATCAACTATGACACTAAGAGCCTTTTCAGCTGTGTCTGCTCTCTCAAGTCCAAGcctaaaacaaaaggaaaatgttatttttgaaaCTATGAACTCCACATCGAACTATTCAGCCTGAGTATTCAGACTGACCTGGAATGGTATTTCTATATGCAGCTGCCAGTTGTATGATCGGTAAGGGGAACACAAGTCAGGTAAAGGGCTTCTTTGAAGTGGGTCCTGTATGAACTTGACATGGGGAAAACACCAAATGGTAACAcagaaaggcagagagagagagagcctACAAAATGTTTGTGCAGGTATTGGACTGGGGAGAAACTACCACAAGAACTGCCTGACTTAACTGTAGGTTAATGAGAGTTACATTGGC
Encoded proteins:
- the SCRN3 gene encoding secernin-3 produces the protein MFPRPPPLSCDTFVALPPAAPGGRVVFGKNSDRPADEVQEVVHFPAAEHPPGAALECTYISIEQVERTHAVVLSRPAWLWGAEMGANEHGVCIGNEAVWGREEVCDGEALLGMDLVRLGLERADTAEKALSVIVDLLEKYGQGGNCMESNMAFTYHNSFLIADRKEAWVLETSGKYWAAEKVEGGVRNISNQLSITTKIDREHPELKEYAKSNGWWDGEKEFDFAATYSYVNTARMTTSGGRYCEGYKLLNKHKGSITPEIMMEILRDKESGINMEGGFMTTGSMVSVLPQQPNLPCIHFFTGTPDPARSVFKPFIFVPDITQLLKTTSPTFGHDDPVKKQPRFQSKPDRRHELYKKHESAAVVMETIKDKGKEMLKEIQELEKQKISQMESILQNGCFDTKEAVNLFSQCVEEELKIYS